The genomic interval GGCCGTTGATGAGACGGTCAGCAAGTTCGAAGCGTCGGGCAACGAGCAACTGCTCGACAATAACTTCGAAGCGGCCTTTCGCCTGATGACAAGCGCTCAGGCGCGCGACGCGTTCGATCTCTCGAAAGAACCGCAGGCCCTGCGCGACCGCTATGGCATGACGCGCTTTGGACAATGCTGCTTGCTGGCCCGCCGCTTGATCGAAGCGGGGGTCCGCTTCGTCACGATCAACACGTTTCTGACCGTGTTCGACGAGATCACCTGGGACATTCACGGCTCGAAGCCGTTCACCTCGATCGAAGGCATGCGCGACATCGTCGCCCCGATGTACGACCAGGCTTACAGCACACTGCTCGAGGATCTCACCGAGCGGGGCCTGCTCGGCAATACGCTGGTCTGCAACTTGCAAGAATTCGGCCGCACGCCGCGCGTCAATCCGGCCGGCGGACGCGACCATTGGCCGCAATGCTGGACCAGCCACTTCGCCGGCGGCGGTGTGCAAGGGGGCCGCGTCGTGGGACGTAGCGATGCCATTGGTGGCGTGCCCGCCGAGCGCCCCGTCGACCCGCCCGAGATCGTGGGCACCATTTACCGCAGCCTGGGGCTGGACCTGGAAACCAAGCTCCCCGGTCCGCAAGGACGGCCGTTCCCGCTGGTCGACTTCGGCAAGCATGAAATCAAAGAGCTCTTCTAATGGCGCTATCGACGGCCTGGAAAACAATCGAGCGGGCCGATACGTCGCGCCGCCGGTTCATCACGATTTCGCGCGTGACGCTGCTGCTCGCTGGCAGCCTGGCATCTGCACTGAATTATCCGGCGATCGCTCGCGCCGCCGACACGATCGCTGTGCTACCCGCGGAGATTGCAGTGCGCGGGCCCGAGGCGCGGCAGCAACTGCTGGTCGAACGTAGCCGCAACGGCCAGTTCGTGGGGCAGGTCGCTGCCGAGATATCGTTCGCAAGCAGCAATCCGCAGGTCGTGACTGTCGAAAGCGGCGTCCTTCATCCAAAGGCCAATGGCGAAGCCACGATCACGGCCTCGGTCGACGGCGCCACGTCCACGGCGCACATCATTGTCACCGACATGGACAAACCATTCGAGTGGAGCTTCCGCAATCACGTCGAGTCGGTGTTTGCCAAGACAGGTTGTAATTCCGGCGCTTGCCACGGGGCGCTGGCGGGCAAAAACGGTTTCAAGCTTTCGTTGCGCGGGTACGATCCCGAAGGGGATTTCACCACGCTCACACGCCAGGCGCGCGGCCGACGCATGGTACCCACCGACCCAGGCCGCAGCTTGCTACTGACCAAGCCGTCTGGCGCTGTGCCGCACAAGGGCGGGCTGCGCTTCTCGCCTGACTCACTCGAATACCGGGTGCTGTCGGAATGGATCGCCGTGGGCGCGCCCGGCCCACAGGCGTCAGATCCGCGCGTGGAACGGATCGAGGTGCTCCCGGCGGGCGTCGTGCTGAAGCCGGGGGACAAGCAACAATTTCTGGTACGTGCTTATTTCACCGATGGCCATCAGGAAGACGTCACACGGTGGGTCAAGTTCACCTCAGCCAATGAATCGGTAGCGCAAATCGACGACGCGGGCCTGGTCAGCGTCGTGGGGCATGGCGAAGGAGTGCTGACCGCCTGGTACGCCAGCCGCGTGGCGGTCTCGTCGGTCAGCGCACCGTACGAAAAACCGATCGCGGCCGACGTCTTTGCCTCGGCACCGCGGCGCAATTTCATTGATGAGCTGGTGCTGGCCAAGCTCGAAAGCCTGAACATTCCCCCATCGCCCCGCGCCGAAGATACCGAATTTTTGCGTCGCGCGTACGTCGACACGATCGGCGTGTTGCCGACCGCAGATGAAACGCGCGCGTTTCTGGCGGATACCGCGACCGACAAGCGCGACAAGCTGATCGAATCGCTGCTAGCGCGCCCTGAGTTTATCGACTATTGGGCCTACAAATGGTCCGATCTGTTGCTGGTCAATGGCGACAAGCTGCGCACGCCGGCCTTGTGGTCTTACTACACGTGGATTCGCAACCAAGTCGAAGCGAACACTCCCTGGGACGAATTCGTGCGGCAGATCGTCACGGCCAAGGGGAGCACGCTGGAGAACGGCGCCTCGAACTATTACATTCTGCACGGCGACCCTCTCGACCTGGCCGAGACCACCAGCGTGGCCTTCCTGGGCATGTCGATCAATTGCGCTCGCTGCCACAATCATCCGCTGGAAAAGTGGACCAACAGTCAGTATTTCGCGTTTGCGAATCTGTTCGCGCGCGTTCGCACGAAGAGCATGCCGGGCGAAGGAAACCTGATCGTCTATCACGATTCGTCGGGCGAATTGATTCAACCGCTCACCGGCAAACCGCAGCCGCCGGCACCGCTTGACGGGACGGCGCTCACGAACGCTTCGACCGAGGATCGCCGCCTGGCGCTCGCCGCTTGGCTGGTCGCACCGGAAAATCCCTATTTCAGCCGTTCGATCACGAATCGCGTGTGGGCGAATTTCTTCGGCGTCGGCCTGGTCGAAAAGGTCGACGACATGCGCCTCACCAATCCGGCCAGCAACGAGCAATTGCTGGTCGCCGCGGCCCGCCATCTGGCCGACAACCGCTACGATTTGAAGGCGCTGATGCGGACGATCCTGCAATCCAATACGTATCAGCGTACTAGCCGACCGCTGCCCGAGAACACGGGCGACGAACGATTCTATTCGCATTATTATCCCAAGCGTTTGATGGCCGAGGTGCTGCTGGATGCCATGTCGCAGGTGTCCGGCGCGGCCACCGAGTTTGCCGGCTATCCGGCAGGCTGGCGGGCCATGCAGTTGCCCGATTCCAATGTGGCCTCTTACTTCTTGAAGGCGTTCGGCCGGCCCGAGCGGATCACGACCTGCGAATGCGAACGAAATGCCGAACCCAGCGTGGTGCAAGTGCTGCACATCGCCAACGGCAACTCGCTGAACGACAAGCTGCAATCGTCGACGAACGACATTTCGAAATTGCTTGCAGAAAATGCCGCCGACGACAAGCTGCTAGAAGGTCTGTTTCTGGCGGCGCTGTCGCGTTACCCGACCGACGCAGAAAAAACCAAGATCCTGCCCGAGCTGGCTGCGACCAGCGCCGCGGACAAGCGTCAGGCGGTCGAGGATTTGTACTGGAGCGTGCTCAGCAGTACCGAGTTCCTCTTTAATCATTGACCTTCTCATATCTGAAATTTAAACATCGACGCGATCGCGCTTGTGCGGTCGAGATCCTCATGCACCTAAGCGATCGTTTAACGACGAGCTGGCTGTTGGCCGTGGCGATTTTGGCAATGACCGGCACTGCCACGCGCGCCGACGACGCGCCGGTCGCCGTCGCGCAGCAGGACGCGAAGGCGGCGGCGAAGGAACCTGAGTTCAACACTCATATCGCGCCGCTTTTCAAGAAGTACTGCCTGGGTTGCCACAACGCCGACGATGCGGAACACGATCTCGTTCTGGAGACGCATGAAAGCCTGTTGAAAGGGGGCAAAGCCGGTGCGGCGATTGTGCCGGGCCAGGGCGATGCGAGCCGTCTGCTGTTGATGCTCGACGGACGTGCCAAGCCCGCCATGCCGCCTGAAGGAAACGAAGGGCCCACGCCGGCCGAGATCGCGCTGGTGAAGTCCTGGATCGATGCCGGTGCCAAGGGCCCCACTGGCGCGGCGCCTGACCCAACACTGTTGGTCACCCCCAAGGTCGCATTGCGTGGTACGCCGCGCCGGCAGATCAATGCCGTGGCCATCTCACCGGACGGTAAGCTGGCGGCGCTCGCCGGTTACGCCGAGATCCGCTTGATCGCGACCGACAGCCGGGCGACGGTCCGCAAATTCTCGGGACATCGCGGCAATGTAACGGACGTGGAATTCTCGAAGGACGGTGCCCGGCTCCTCTCGGCAGCCGGTGAGGCGGGCCTCTTCGGCGAAGCAATCGTGTGGAACGTGGCCGACGGTGCGCCGCTGCGAAAGATTGTCGGCCATCGTGACAGCCTTTATGCCGCGACGGCCAGCCCTGAAGGCCAATTGATCGCCACCGGCGGCTATGACCAGCAGATCAAGCTGTGGGACGCCGCCAGCGGTGAATTGGTGCGCACCTTGGCCGGCCACAATGGCGCGGTCTACGATCTGGCATTCAGCCCGAACGGAAAATTGCTGGCCAGCGCCAGCGCCGATCGATCGGTGAAATTATGGGAAGTGTCGACCGGCGAACGGCTGGACACCTTCGGCCAGCCACTGAAGGAACTTTACACCGTGGCCTTCGCGCCGGACGGTAAGCACGTCGTGGCCGGCGGCGTCGATAATCGCATTCGCGTCTGGCAGATCAGTGATTCGGCCAAAGAGGGAACCAATCCGCTGGTCTATACGCGCTTCGCGCACGAAGGGGCCGTCATCAAGCTGGCCTACTCGCCCGACGGCAAATGGCTAACCAGCGCTGCCGAAGATCGCACGTTGAAGGTATGGGACGCGGCGACGTATCTCGAAAAGCGTGAGCTCGAAGCGCAGCCCGACTGGGCCGGCGCCCTGGCCATCGCGCCGGACAACAAAACGCTGCTCGCCGGGCGCCTGGATGGCAGTGTCGGCTTCTACGACGTCACGACCGGCGATCGCATTCCGCTTCCGAAGCCCGAGATCACGGCGCTTGAGCCGCGCGGCGTCGAGCGAGGAACAACAACGCGCGTTCGCATCGTCGGCAAGAATCTGCTCGAACCGACGGCCGTCAAGTTCGATCGTGGGCAGTTCACTTCCACGATCGTTCCGCAGGATGCCGACACGGCCCGCGCAGACGAATTATGGGTCGACATCGTGCCGGCTGCCGATACGCCGCGGGGGCGTTATCAGTTGTCCCTCACGACCAGTGGGGGCGACAGCGGACAACTGTCGATCGAGGTCGACAATTTACCGCAACGAGTCGAAGCCGAGCCCAATGCGACTGTTGCTGCCGTCGCGCCGCTGGCGCTGCCTGCCTGTGTGTGGGGCACGCTGGCCACGATGGGGGACGTCGATCATGTCACGTTCGATGCCCGGGCCGGCCAAACGATTGTCGTCGATCTGGCCGCCAAGTCGCTTGGCTCGAAGTTGAACGGCCTGCTCTCGATACTTGACCCGGCGGGGCATGTCGTCGCGGCGAGCAATGATTTCAACGACGAGTCCGATCCACTGCTGGCATACCGCATTCCCGCCGACGGACGTTACGCGATCCGCGTGCGCGACCTGGCGCTGGCCGGTTCGGATAAGCACTTCTATCGCTTGGCGCTCGGCGAGCTGCCGTACGTGACCGCCGCCTTCCCGCTAAGCGTCGCCGTGGGGAGCGAGCGTGACGTTCAATTGATCGGCTACAACCTGCCCGCCGATAGCCGCGTGAAGATCGCGGCCGAGAAGCCGGGAGACGTGGATGTGCCACTGGATGCCAATCGCTTCCGCAGCCGCGAGGGATTGAAAGTGCTGGTTTCCGACACGGCCGAGATCGTCGAGGTGGAACCGAACGATCATCCGGCGCAGGCCACAACGCTTGTCGTTCCCGGCGTCGCCGGAGGTCGCATTGGGGCAAGCGAGGATGCGGCGGCAACGGACACGGACCTGTACCGCTTCGAGGCGCGCAAGAGGCAAACGTGGATTGTCGAGGTCGAGGCGGCGCGTCGTAAAAGCCCGCTGGACGCAAAGCTGGAAATCCTGGACGCCCAGGGGCAACCGGTCCCCCGGCTCGTTTTGCAAGCGGTGCGTGATTCTTATCTGGAGTTCCGCCCCATCGACTCGATCGGGGCTGGCTTCCGTGCCAAGAGTTGGGAAGAGATGGAGCTGAACGAATACATCTACTTGCAAGGCGAGGTGTGCAAGGTCTTCCGCATGCCACAGGGACCGGATTCGGAAATGCTGATGTACACGTCGGCTGGCAAACGACGCGGTTACTTCGATACCAGCGCCCGCGCCCATCCGCTCGATGAGAGTATTTACACGGTTGTCCCGCATGCCATTGACGCCAAGCTGGTGTCGACCGGCTTGCCCGTTTTCACGATCAATTACGAAAACGATGACGACGGCGATCGCAAGCTGGGACGTGATTCGCGATTGACCTTTACCGCGCCGGTCGACGGAACTTACGTGGTACGAGTGAGCGACGTGCGCGGACTGGGCGGCGACATGTTCGGCTATCGACTGATTGTCCGGCCGCCGCATCACGACTTTCAGGTGCGCGTCAACGAGCGCGATATCAGTGTGCCTGCCGGCAGCGGACAGCGACTGACGTTCGCGGCTGACCGTAGCGATGGTTTCGACGGCGAAATCATGATCGAGGCCGCCGGCCTGCCCGCCGGTTTCACTCTCTCAACGCCGACCGTGATCCAGGCCGGTCATAACGAGGCGCGAGCCGTGGTTAACGCTGCGCCGGATGCCGTGAAGCCCACGGACGAAGCCCTGGCCGCGATCAAGATCACGGCCAAGGCCAAGATCGACGGCGCTTGGGTCGAGAAACCGGTCGCCGCACCGAAGCTGGCTCCGGCCGCTAAACCAAAGATCATTGTCCACCTGGAACCGGCCGAGCTCACGATTGCCCCGGGCACGACCGTTACAGCTCTGTTGAAGATCGAGCGCAACGGCTACGACGAACTAGCCAACTTCGACGTCGACAATCTGCCGCACGGCGTGATCGTCGATAACATCGGGCTTAACGGCGTGTTGATCCGGGCCGGTGAGACCGAGCGGCAGATCTTCTTGACCGCGGCCAAATGGGTCCCCGATTCGAGCCGCCAAATTCAGGCCGTGGCAAATGCCGCCGGAATTCAGGCTTCACGTCCGATCACGCTGCAAGTTCGCCGCCCGGCGACCGTGGCCAATGCTTCGGGTGGTGAAGAATAATCGCTGCGTGTCCCGCGAAGCGTTTAGCCGTTTACCGAGTAGCCGCCGTCTACCGTGATCGCTGCGCCGGTGACAAATTGTGAGGCCGGCCCCCCCAGGTACACCGCGATGCCGGCAAAGTCGGCCGGGTCGCCCCAGCGTGCAGCAGGCGTGCGAGCCAGCACGCGCTCGTGCAGCCCCGCGACTTGCTTCCGCCCCCGCCTGGTTAGATCGGTATCGATCCACCCCGGCAACACGGCGTTAACCTGAATGTTGTCTTTGGCCCAGGCAATGGCGAGCGCCTTGCTCAATTGAACGATCCCTCCTTTGCTCGCCGAATACGCTGGTGCGAAGGGGATGCCGAAGATCGACGTCATGGAACCGATGTTGATGATCTTGCCGCCGCCGGCGCGACACATCGCGGGATAAGCCGCCTGCGAGCAGATGAAGGCGCCCGTCAGGTTGATCGTCATCACGTTGTTCCATTCGGCGAGCGTGTAATCCTCGGGCTGCTTGCGAATGTTGATGCCTGCGTTGTTGACCAGAATATCGATTCGGCCAAACTGCTGAACGGCCTTATCGACCATCGCCTTGCAGGACGCTTCGTCAGCGACGTCGACTTCGACCGCCACGGCGTCGGTGCCGACGGCTTTCAGTTCCGTGACGGCCGCTTCACTCTTGGCAGCATCGCGTGCGGCGACAACGATTCGCGCTCCGGCCTCGGCTAGCCCCTTGGCCATCCCCAGCCCGATACCGCCATTACCACCAGTGACTAGCGCCACGCGTCCGCTCAGATCGAACAGTTTCATGCGTTCAATTCTCTTTAATAGGGTGCCGTGCGGGCAGCAACGGTTGCCTAATGGCGTGGATCGCTGCTGATGGCACGATTGGATAGGTGTTTTGGAACCCGCACTCTAACACCGCGTCTGGCAGACGTCGAAGTCGGGAGGCTCGATCTGAATCGTGATGTGGTCGATGCCAAAGCGATCGTGCAGCCGTTTGCGTAGCTCGGCCAGCAACTCCGACGCCGCACGGCCATCGGCAACGACGACGTGCCCTGAGAGGGCTTCCATGCCGCTGGTGATCGTCCAGACGTGCAAGTCGTGAACGCCTTCGATGCCGACCACGCCGGCAATGCAATTTCGCACCTCGTCCAGGTCGACGTGCGCCGGGGTTCCCTCCATCAGGATGGCGATGGCGTCTTTCAGCAGGGCCCAGGACGAGTAGATGATCAACAGCGAGATCAAGGCCGAGGCCACGGGATCGGCCCAATACCAGCCGCATAGCCAGATCAGCGCGCCACCAATAACAGCCGCCACGCTTCCCAGCAGATCCGCCAGCACGTGCAGCCAGGCGCCATGCACGTTGATGTTCGATTCGCGATGTGCCTGCAGCAGCCACAGCCCGAGCAGGTTCACCACCAGCCCGCCTGCGGCCACGGCCATCATCAGGGGTCCGCGCACCTCGGCCGGTTCCCACAATCGCTGCCACGCTTCGAAGATGACAAAGATCGAGATCGCACCCAAGAGCGCGCCATTGGCCAATGCCGCGAGAATCTCAGCGCGATAATAGCCGTACGAGTGTTGCGCGGTCGGTGGGCGCCGCGCGATCCAGGCCGCGAACAGACTCAGGCTGAGCGCCGCGGCATCGGAAAACATATGCCCGGCGTCGGCTAACAGGGCCAACGAATTGCTCAACCAACCGCCGACGAGCTCGGCCACCATGTACACCAGCACCAACGCCAATGTCGCGGCTAGTCGTGACGCAGCCGCATCACGATGACCGTGTGAATGGCCCGCGTGGGAGTGTCGATGTTGTCCGGCGGCGTGCTCAGCGTGGGCAGTCACGAATCGTGCATTCTCACAGGCGAAAACATTAAGCGCGACGCATCAGGCGAAACGCTCGTTAAACATACGACATTAAACCGTGCGATAGTCGTGGCGCGAAGTTCGCGGACGTGGTGCTGGGTGCCCAGCCCACTACGAGTTGCGAATTATGTGCCGCGAAACGTCCTGGCCTGCACTCGACGCCCCGGACGGATTGTCCTAAAAAAGGGGGCATGCCAAAGCCAGTTCCCAGCTCGCCGATGCGTTGGTTTCCGGAGTTTCTAGCGGCGGGCGAGCGCCGCTTACGTCCGCAATCGCGCGTGCTGGCCCTGTCGCTGGTGGTTGGCGTGATCGCGGGCCTGGGGGCGGTAGTCTTCTACGCCGCCGGACAGTTCGTCTTTCACTACACGCTGACCAATGTGGCCGGTTATCAACCAGTCGAAGCCGGCGGCGAGATGCATCTGTTTTCCGGCTCTCCGCATGTGGCGGGAGTCGAGAAACCGAAAGATGTCGAAGCCCGACGCCCGCTGCGCCCTTGGCTGCTCGTCCTGATTCCCGCTCTCGGCGGTCTGGTGTGCGGTTTGATCGTTTACACGTTGGCGCCGGAAGCCGAAGGGCATGGCACCGACGCCGCGATCGCGGCCTATCATCTGCATCAGGGAGTCATCCGGCCACGGGTGCCACTGGTCAAGCTGGTTGCGAGCGCCGTCACGCTGGGCACCGGCGGATCAGGAGGACGCGAAGGGCCGATTGCGCAGATCGGCGCCGGCTTTGGATCATTCCTGGGCACGAAGCTGCGCTTGCGCCCCGACGAACGGCGCTTGCTGATGGCCGCGGGGATGGGAGCCGGCATCGGCGCTATCTTTCGCGCGCCCTTGGCCGGCACGCTGTTCGCCGCCGAGGTGATGTATAGCTCGGCCGATTTGGAGTCGGACGTGTTGATGCCCGCCGCGCTGGGAAGCGTGACGGCTTATTCGACTTTCGGATTGATTTTCGGCTGGCAACCGTTGTTCACGATTCCGCCGCGCGTGGCCGATCTGCTGGTCTTTAACCAGCCGCTCGAGTTGGCCTCTTACTTGATCTTGGCCGTGGCGATGGCGGTGTTGGCGATGATTTATACCCGCACGTTTTACGGATTGACGTACGCCTTTCATCATCTGCCGATCAGTCCGAAGCTGCGGCCGATGATCGGCGCGGCGCTCACGGGCGTGCTGGCCGTCGCACTATTTTATGCATTCGGCGGCGACCAGCGCGTACTATCGGTGCTGAGTTTCGGATATGGAATTCTGCAGTTGGCGCTCGAATATGTGCCGGGGGCCGAAGGCAATATGCGTTTTGCCGCGCTTCTGTTGGCCATTTGCCTGGGAAAACTGTTGACCACGAGCCTGACGATCGGCAGCGGCGGTTCGGCCGGCGTGTTCGGCCCGTCGATGGTCATCGGCGGTTGTGGTGCTGGCGCCTTGGGCATGGTTCTGCATCACTTCGCGCCGTCACTCGTGCCGCACCCGGCCAGCTTCGTGATCGTTGGCATGGCCGGCTTCTTCGCAGCGGCGGCCAAGACGCCCCTTTCGACCCTGGTGATGGTCAGCGAAATGATCGGCAACTACAACCTGCTGCTTCCCTCGCTGTGGGTGTGTACGCTGTCGTTCTTGCTTTCTGATCAACAATCGATCTATAGCGAACAACTGATCGACCGGCTGGCCTCGCCCGTACACGACGCCATTATCAAGGACGAGTAAGCGCGCGAGCTGCGCGTTTTCCTGCAATGCGACTCGCGTTTATCGACCGGACGATTGGCCGTACTCGCGGTGGCGTGCTGCCTGTTACCCGGCTAGCGCCGCTAGGGCATGTGCCGTGGCGCATTGCGAAACGACGGGCCCCAACTCGCTGGCCAGCGAAATAATCGTCGCCTGCCGATTCGTCAATTCTGGCACGTAGCGAGCCAGAAACTCGCCCTGGCCGGAGAGGACGATCGTTGTCGGGCGGGCCGACATGCGATCAAGAACTTTTTGCAAGGCGCTTTCCAATAACGCGACCTGGCAACGACGAATTGTCTCCGCAGCGGCGATCGCGTCGTCTTCGCTGAACATGTCGCGATCTGCGCAGATCGCGCGGGCCAGACGATCGCGGGCCGCACTGCGAGTTGCCGGCCGACCGTCGGCCGTATCGGTCGCCGACGGATCTTCGGCAATATCGCCGAGCACCAGGTATGCATCACGCGTCGTCGCGAATACCTCGTGTGCCGTTGGACAAAGCTGACCGCGCCAGGGCAAATGCGCTGCCATGGCGCACACGGGACTGCGCACCACGCCCGTATAGACCAACTCTCCCGCGGCGAGCCGTTCGGGATCGGTGCGGCCGAGCGCCTGCGCCTGGCCGTCAACCAAGGGGATGATATCGCACGTCGTGCTACCGACATCGATTAATAAGCCGTATCCCGGTGCGTAACGACGCGCGACAAAACTGGCCAGTGCATGCCAGTTCGACGCAGCTGCCGCGAGCGGTCGCGCGATGGCCAACGACGGCGCGACGAACGTGCCATCGGTCAAATAAATGCGCAGCTCGGCACCGACCGTCGCCGTTTGCAAGGCCGACACTATAGCCGCTACGCCTTCCGATTTTGTCGAAAAGCAATCGGCAAGCTCTCCCGTCATGGTCGCCACGAAGCGGTTTCCCAGTGGCGCAACGCGAATGAGTTCAGCAAGTGCATGGGCCAAACCGTGCGGTCGCTGCCACAACGGAAACGGCACGCTGCGGGCGTAGCCCGCGCCGTCGGCGATCTTCAAATTGGCCCCGCCAACGTCGAGTGCAAGTACCGGCATCATCGCCACGTGCAAAAAAAGGAACTGAGTCGAGAAAGCCCGCCGCACGTCATCAACCAGTAGCGTGCGGCACGGCGACGGTCGCAGGCGGATGGCTATCGCCTGCGTTTGGGATCACACGAACGTCGCCGCTCGCGCTGAATTCTATCCGCTCGGGACGGAACGTTAATTCCGGTGACTGGCCGCTGGCCACGGCCAGCATTGCGGCGGCCAGGTTGTCGCGCGCCGCGGCACGCAGCCCCACGTACGAGGTCGTTAGCCGTGGATTGATTTCGATCACGACGTCCTCTGCACCGCTATCGTCGGGTCCCAGGATCAAATCAACTCCGATGTACCCAACTGGTTGCGGAAGCGTGTTGATCGCACGCAGTGCCAAGTGCTGGGCACGTTCGGCTAGCGGCGGCGGCAATGGCAGTGAGCCGCCCAGATAATGAAAGTGGCCGTCGTCGCTTAGCCTTTGCGTACAGGACGGTAACGCCACGTTGCCCATCGGTCCGCAGAGAACGCCGACGCTTGCCGGCTGCCCCGGTCGCCACTTTTCGATCCGTAAACGTTGAGCGTCCGTGGCAGGTAACTCGTCGACGGGCGGAGACTTCAGCAATCGCACTCCCAGCGAACCGGCTCCGTCGCGCGGCTTCAGCACCAACGGAAATGCCAGGTCACCCATGACGTAATCTGCGAGTAGGCATCCGACAGGCACTGGTACGCCGTGGCGGACCAGGTGCTCGGCCGTGGCTTGCTTGTCGCTGGCAAGCCTTGCGAGTTCGATGCCGGGGCCGAGCAGCCGACCACCGGCAGCTATAACCCGCTCGAGACACGACACCAGTATCCCGTCGCACTCCGGCGCGATCACCACGGTCCAATCAGCGGCCGCGGACTCGTCGATGAGTGTCGTGTCGAACTCTTCTTTGGCGGCCACCGGACGAAAATGTACGTTCGCCGTTACGGGAAGTGTCGCCCGCTGATCCCGCAGCACCGTGACGTGCGTCTGCGGAAGGCGAGCAAAGTCCGCGGCCAACGCCGTTACCATCACCGCTCCCTCAGCCAGGAGCGAGGCAGCATCGACGCTCGCACCTTCGTTCGCGAGCAGGCCGCCGCCGGTGAGATATTCGAAAACAAAGATGCGCACGCTGATCGCTCGCGGGTCTACTGTGCGACCACAACGCGACAGCCGACAGCGGCGGCTCTGGAACCCCTCTCCCTCGGGGAGAGGCTAGGTGAGGGGTTAAGCGTTGCGGATCTGTCGAGTCGAAATGGATAAGTGACGTGTGCCAGCTCCCCAAACCTCTCGCTGACAGGGAGGGAAATTTGGAGCGAAGCGACTTAGAAAATGCCCAACTGGTCGCGGGCATCTTCGGTCATTCGGTCCGGCGTCCAAGGGGGAACCATCACCAGCTTCACTTCGACCTCGCTAACTCCCTCCAAGCGACCCAGGAAATCTTTCGACTGTTGGATCAATTGCGGGCCCGCCGGACAGGCTGGGCTGGTCATCGTCATTTCGATCGCCACCTTCTGCTTGCCCTCCTCGGCATCGGCAACCGTGACCAGATAGACGAGCCCCAGGTCCACGATGTTGATGAACAACTCGGGATCGATCACTTGCTTCAGCGCCTCGCGGGCACTTTCTTCGGTTACCGGCATAGGGCACCTCACGGGAAATGTCGAAGTTCGAACTCTTAAATGTCTAATGCTCTCTGCACAAATTCAATCGTCGCGGAGCCGTACCAGGACGTCGTCCCCTTCGATCTTCACTTCGTGCGCCACCGTGGGCCGGGTGGCTGGCATGGTCAGGGCGCGCCCGTCGCGAATATCGAATTTCGCGCCATGCCGGGGGCAGGCAATGCAAAATCCGTCCAGTTGTCCTTCGCCCAGCGGTCCGCCGTCGTGGGTGCAGACGTCATCCAGCGCGTAAAGTTGCCCACCGACATGGAACAAGACAATTAAACGATCCTCGACCTCGGCAATCAACTTGCCGGGATCGGGAATTTCGGACATCTTGGCGACGCGTACAAAATCGGACATGCGTAATTAGTCGGCAGTAGGCAGAGGGCGGTTGGCAGTGGAGAGAATCCGGCAGACGCTCGTCAGCTAAATTCTCAAGAGAATGCTGCGCAAAATCGATGCTGCAGAACGCCCCGTT from Pirellulales bacterium carries:
- a CDS encoding pre-peptidase C-terminal domain-containing protein gives rise to the protein MHLSDRLTTSWLLAVAILAMTGTATRADDAPVAVAQQDAKAAAKEPEFNTHIAPLFKKYCLGCHNADDAEHDLVLETHESLLKGGKAGAAIVPGQGDASRLLLMLDGRAKPAMPPEGNEGPTPAEIALVKSWIDAGAKGPTGAAPDPTLLVTPKVALRGTPRRQINAVAISPDGKLAALAGYAEIRLIATDSRATVRKFSGHRGNVTDVEFSKDGARLLSAAGEAGLFGEAIVWNVADGAPLRKIVGHRDSLYAATASPEGQLIATGGYDQQIKLWDAASGELVRTLAGHNGAVYDLAFSPNGKLLASASADRSVKLWEVSTGERLDTFGQPLKELYTVAFAPDGKHVVAGGVDNRIRVWQISDSAKEGTNPLVYTRFAHEGAVIKLAYSPDGKWLTSAAEDRTLKVWDAATYLEKRELEAQPDWAGALAIAPDNKTLLAGRLDGSVGFYDVTTGDRIPLPKPEITALEPRGVERGTTTRVRIVGKNLLEPTAVKFDRGQFTSTIVPQDADTARADELWVDIVPAADTPRGRYQLSLTTSGGDSGQLSIEVDNLPQRVEAEPNATVAAVAPLALPACVWGTLATMGDVDHVTFDARAGQTIVVDLAAKSLGSKLNGLLSILDPAGHVVAASNDFNDESDPLLAYRIPADGRYAIRVRDLALAGSDKHFYRLALGELPYVTAAFPLSVAVGSERDVQLIGYNLPADSRVKIAAEKPGDVDVPLDANRFRSREGLKVLVSDTAEIVEVEPNDHPAQATTLVVPGVAGGRIGASEDAAATDTDLYRFEARKRQTWIVEVEAARRKSPLDAKLEILDAQGQPVPRLVLQAVRDSYLEFRPIDSIGAGFRAKSWEEMELNEYIYLQGEVCKVFRMPQGPDSEMLMYTSAGKRRGYFDTSARAHPLDESIYTVVPHAIDAKLVSTGLPVFTINYENDDDGDRKLGRDSRLTFTAPVDGTYVVRVSDVRGLGGDMFGYRLIVRPPHHDFQVRVNERDISVPAGSGQRLTFAADRSDGFDGEIMIEAAGLPAGFTLSTPTVIQAGHNEARAVVNAAPDAVKPTDEALAAIKITAKAKIDGAWVEKPVAAPKLAPAAKPKIIVHLEPAELTIAPGTTVTALLKIERNGYDELANFDVDNLPHGVIVDNIGLNGVLIRAGETERQIFLTAAKWVPDSSRQIQAVANAAGIQASRPITLQVRRPATVANASGGEE
- a CDS encoding glucose 1-dehydrogenase, translated to MKLFDLSGRVALVTGGNGGIGLGMAKGLAEAGARIVVAARDAAKSEAAVTELKAVGTDAVAVEVDVADEASCKAMVDKAVQQFGRIDILVNNAGINIRKQPEDYTLAEWNNVMTINLTGAFICSQAAYPAMCRAGGGKIINIGSMTSIFGIPFAPAYSASKGGIVQLSKALAIAWAKDNIQVNAVLPGWIDTDLTRRGRKQVAGLHERVLARTPAARWGDPADFAGIAVYLGGPASQFVTGAAITVDGGYSVNG
- a CDS encoding cation diffusion facilitator family transporter, with amino-acid sequence MTAHAEHAAGQHRHSHAGHSHGHRDAAASRLAATLALVLVYMVAELVGGWLSNSLALLADAGHMFSDAAALSLSLFAAWIARRPPTAQHSYGYYRAEILAALANGALLGAISIFVIFEAWQRLWEPAEVRGPLMMAVAAGGLVVNLLGLWLLQAHRESNINVHGAWLHVLADLLGSVAAVIGGALIWLCGWYWADPVASALISLLIIYSSWALLKDAIAILMEGTPAHVDLDEVRNCIAGVVGIEGVHDLHVWTITSGMEALSGHVVVADGRAASELLAELRKRLHDRFGIDHITIQIEPPDFDVCQTRC
- a CDS encoding chloride channel protein: MPKPVPSSPMRWFPEFLAAGERRLRPQSRVLALSLVVGVIAGLGAVVFYAAGQFVFHYTLTNVAGYQPVEAGGEMHLFSGSPHVAGVEKPKDVEARRPLRPWLLVLIPALGGLVCGLIVYTLAPEAEGHGTDAAIAAYHLHQGVIRPRVPLVKLVASAVTLGTGGSGGREGPIAQIGAGFGSFLGTKLRLRPDERRLLMAAGMGAGIGAIFRAPLAGTLFAAEVMYSSADLESDVLMPAALGSVTAYSTFGLIFGWQPLFTIPPRVADLLVFNQPLELASYLILAVAMAVLAMIYTRTFYGLTYAFHHLPISPKLRPMIGAALTGVLAVALFYAFGGDQRVLSVLSFGYGILQLALEYVPGAEGNMRFAALLLAICLGKLLTTSLTIGSGGSAGVFGPSMVIGGCGAGALGMVLHHFAPSLVPHPASFVIVGMAGFFAAAAKTPLSTLVMVSEMIGNYNLLLPSLWVCTLSFLLSDQQSIYSEQLIDRLASPVHDAIIKDE